Proteins found in one Chthoniobacterales bacterium genomic segment:
- a CDS encoding M14 family zinc carboxypeptidase — protein sequence MSGGPLHPQVLGFSVLGREILAWRNFDPAAPPPNLTLLIGGQHGDEPATVDLLESFRRLELAEPVAIISCANPDGLEAGTRVNARGVDPNRNCGFNWRADSEEPPGPAPWSEPETRILRDAILGWRPAKIVALHWALAELDADGAQSTPLAEAMWAAPSPGQRAPYRLRVTDPLRGQHHLQLIQADCPGSLGQWCGYGLAYPDGSAPAMITLELPYDPAMPRPGALPDDHLVTMHERWRHDAVGYLEAVEPGVHAMLRAACRFAGGTFASSDQTFASDR from the coding sequence ATGTCCGGGGGCCCTCTTCATCCACAAGTTCTCGGCTTCTCCGTCCTCGGGCGGGAAATTCTGGCCTGGCGAAATTTCGATCCCGCCGCGCCGCCGCCGAATCTTACGCTGCTGATCGGCGGCCAGCATGGCGACGAACCCGCGACGGTGGACCTGCTGGAAAGCTTCCGCCGGCTCGAGCTGGCGGAGCCGGTGGCAATCATTTCCTGCGCGAATCCCGACGGACTCGAGGCCGGGACGCGGGTGAACGCCCGTGGCGTGGACCCCAACCGCAACTGCGGCTTCAACTGGCGCGCCGATAGCGAGGAGCCCCCGGGCCCGGCGCCGTGGTCCGAGCCGGAGACGCGCATCCTGCGCGACGCCATCCTCGGGTGGCGACCGGCGAAGATCGTCGCCCTGCATTGGGCGCTTGCGGAGCTCGATGCCGATGGTGCGCAATCCACGCCGCTTGCCGAGGCCATGTGGGCCGCACCTTCGCCCGGGCAGCGGGCGCCCTATCGACTTCGGGTGACGGATCCCCTCCGCGGCCAGCATCATCTCCAGCTGATCCAGGCGGACTGCCCCGGCTCGCTCGGGCAGTGGTGCGGCTATGGGCTTGCGTATCCCGACGGCTCCGCGCCCGCAATGATCACGCTCGAGCTGCCCTACGACCCCGCGATGCCGCGGCCGGGCGCGCTTCCCGACGATCACCTGGTGACGATGCACGAGCGGTGGCGCCACGATGCCGTCGGCTATCTCGAGGCGGTGGAGCCCGGCGTGCACGCAATGCTGCGGGCGGCATGCCGATTTGCGGGCGGAACATTCGCAAGCAGCGATCAAACATTCGCAAGCGACCGTTAG